Proteins from a single region of Streptococcus mitis:
- the pth gene encoding aminoacyl-tRNA hydrolase: MTKLLVGLGNPGDKYFETKHNVGFMLIDQLAKKQNVTFTHDKIFQADLASFFLNGEKIYLVKPTTFMNESGKAVHALLTYYGLDIEDLLVIYDDLDMEVGKIRLRAKGSAGGHNGIKSIIQHIGTQVFNRVKIGIGRPKNGMSVVHHVLSTFNKDDYIGILQSIDKVDDSVNYYLQEKNFEKTMQRYNG; encoded by the coding sequence ATGACCAAATTACTTGTAGGATTAGGAAATCCAGGGGATAAATATTTTGAAACAAAACACAATGTTGGTTTTATGTTGATTGACCAACTAGCGAAAAAACAGAATGTCACATTTACACACGATAAGATATTTCAAGCTGATCTAGCATCATTTTTCCTAAATGGAGAAAAAATTTATCTTGTCAAACCAACGACATTTATGAATGAAAGTGGAAAAGCGGTCCATGCTTTATTGACTTATTATGGTTTGGATATTGAAGATTTACTCGTTATTTACGATGACCTTGACATGGAAGTTGGGAAAATTCGTTTAAGAGCAAAAGGTTCAGCAGGTGGTCATAATGGTATTAAATCTATTATTCAACATATAGGGACTCAGGTCTTTAATCGTGTTAAGATTGGAATCGGACGACCTAAAAATGGAATGTCAGTTGTTCACCATGTTTTGAGTACCTTTAACAAGGATGATTATATTGGTATTTTACAGTCTATTGACAAAGTTGACGACTCTGTAAACTACTATTTACAAGAGAAAAACTTTGAAAAAACGATGCAGAGGTATAACGGATAA
- the mfd gene encoding transcription-repair coupling factor, which produces MVTLLYLFSENDQIKKWHQNLTDKKRQLILGLSTSTKALAIASSLDKEDKIVLLTSTYGEAEGIVSDLLSILGEELVYPFLVDDSPMVEFLMSSQEKIISRVEALRFLTDSSKKGILVCNIAASRLILPSPNIFKDSIVKITVGEEYDQHALIHQLKEIGYRKVTQVQTQGEFSLRGDILDIFEISQLEPCRIEFFGDEVDGIRSFEVETQLSKENQTELTIFPASDILLREKDYQRGQSALEKQISKTLSPILKSYLEEILSSFHQKKIHLDSRKFLSLCYDKTWTVFDYIEKNTPVFFDDYQKLMNQYEVFERELAQYFTEELQNSKAFSEMQYFADTEQIYKKQSPVTFFSNLQKGLGNLKFDQIYQFNQYPMQEFFNQFSFLKEEIERYKKMNYTIILQSSNSMGSKTLEDVLEEYQIKLDSRDKSSICKESVNLIEGNLRHGFHFVDEKILLITEHEIFQKKLKRRFRRQHVSNAERLKDYNELEKGDYVVHHIHGIGQYLGIETIEIKGIHRDYVSVQYQNGDQISIPVEQIHLLSKYVSSDGKAPKLNKLNDGHFKKAKQKVKNQVEDIADDLIKLYSERSQLKGFAFSADDEDQHAFDDAFPYVETDDQLRSVEEIKRDMQASQPMDRLLVGDVGFGKTEVAMRAAFKAVNDHKQVVVLVPTTVLAQQHYTNFKERFQNFAVNIDVLSRFRSKKEQTETLEKLKNGQVDILIGTHRVLSKDVVFADLGLMIIDEEQRFGVKHKETLKELKKQVDVLTLTATPIPRTLHMSMLGIRDLSVIATPPTNRYPVQTYVLEKNDSVIRDAVLREMERGGQVYYLYNKVDTIDQKVSELQDLIPEASIGYVHGQMSEIQLENTLLDFIEGQYDILVTTTIIETGVDIPNANTLFIENADHMGLSTLYQLRGRVGRSNRIAYAYLMYRPEKSISEVSEKRLEAIKGFTELGSGFKIAMRDLSIRGAGNLLGKSQSGFIDSVGFELYSQLLEEAIAKRHGNGNTKIKGNTELILQIDAYLPDTYISDQRHKIEIYKKIRQIDNRVNYEELQEELMDRFGEYPDVVAYLLEIGLVKSYLDKVFVQRVERKENKITVQFEKITQRLFLAQDYFKALSATNLKAAIAENKGLMEVVFDVRNKKDYEILEGLLIFGESLLEIKVSKEGNSL; this is translated from the coding sequence ATGGTTACCTTATTATATTTATTCTCAGAAAATGATCAGATTAAAAAATGGCATCAAAATCTGACAGATAAGAAAAGACAACTAATACTAGGTTTATCAACGTCTACTAAGGCTCTTGCAATTGCAAGTAGTCTAGACAAAGAAGATAAGATTGTGTTATTGACGTCAACTTATGGAGAAGCAGAAGGAATTGTTAGTGATCTTCTATCTATCTTGGGTGAGGAACTTGTCTATCCATTTTTGGTAGATGACTCCCCTATGGTCGAGTTTTTGATGTCTTCACAAGAAAAAATCATTTCACGGGTTGAAGCTTTGCGTTTTTTGACTGATTCATCTAAGAAAGGGATTTTAGTTTGTAATATCGCAGCAAGTCGATTGATTTTACCGTCTCCCAATATATTCAAAGATAGTATTGTAAAAATAACAGTTGGTGAAGAATATGACCAACACGCACTTATCCATCAGTTAAAAGAGATAGGCTATCGAAAAGTTACACAAGTACAAACTCAAGGCGAATTTAGTCTGCGAGGAGATATTTTAGATATTTTTGAAATATCCCAGTTAGAACCTTGCCGAATTGAGTTTTTTGGTGATGAAGTCGATGGTATTAGGTCATTTGAAGTCGAAACACAATTATCGAAAGAAAATCAGACAGAACTCACAATCTTTCCAGCTAGCGACATACTTTTGAGAGAAAAGGATTATCAACGAGGACAGTCAGCTTTAGAAAAACAAATTTCAAAAACGTTATCACCTATTTTAAAATCATACTTAGAAGAAATTCTTTCAAGTTTTCATCAAAAAAAAATTCATTTAGATTCTAGGAAGTTTTTATCTTTGTGTTATGACAAGACATGGACTGTTTTTGACTATATTGAAAAAAATACTCCAGTATTCTTTGATGATTATCAAAAATTAATGAATCAGTATGAAGTCTTTGAAAGAGAATTAGCACAATACTTTACAGAAGAATTACAGAACAGTAAAGCATTTTCTGAGATGCAGTATTTTGCTGATACAGAGCAAATCTATAAAAAACAGAGTCCGGTTACCTTTTTCTCTAACCTGCAAAAGGGGTTAGGAAATCTCAAGTTTGATCAAATTTATCAATTTAATCAATATCCCATGCAAGAGTTTTTCAATCAATTTTCTTTTCTAAAAGAAGAAATTGAGCGATACAAAAAAATGAATTACACTATTATTCTTCAGTCTAGCAATTCAATGGGAAGTAAAACATTGGAGGATGTTTTAGAGGAATATCAGATTAAATTAGATTCCAGAGATAAGTCAAGTATCTGTAAAGAATCTGTAAACTTAATCGAGGGTAATCTTAGACATGGTTTTCATTTTGTAGATGAAAAGATTTTATTGATAACTGAACATGAGATTTTTCAAAAGAAATTGAAACGTCGTTTTCGAAGACAACATGTTTCGAATGCAGAGAGATTAAAAGATTACAATGAACTTGAAAAAGGGGACTACGTTGTCCATCATATCCATGGGATTGGTCAATATCTAGGGATTGAAACAATTGAAATCAAAGGGATTCACCGTGATTATGTTAGTGTTCAATACCAAAACGGGGATCAAATCTCTATCCCAGTGGAACAGATTCATCTACTGTCCAAATATGTTTCAAGTGATGGGAAAGCTCCTAAACTCAATAAATTAAATGACGGTCATTTCAAAAAAGCCAAGCAAAAAGTTAAGAACCAAGTAGAGGATATAGCTGACGATTTAATTAAACTTTATTCTGAACGCAGTCAGTTGAAGGGTTTTGCTTTCTCAGCTGATGATGAGGATCAACATGCTTTTGATGATGCCTTCCCTTATGTTGAAACGGATGATCAACTTCGTAGTGTTGAGGAAATCAAGAGAGATATGCAGGCTTCTCAACCAATGGATCGACTTTTAGTTGGGGATGTTGGTTTTGGAAAGACTGAAGTTGCTATGCGTGCAGCCTTTAAGGCAGTCAATGATCACAAACAGGTTGTCGTTCTCGTTCCGACGACGGTTTTAGCTCAACAGCACTATACGAATTTTAAGGAACGATTCCAAAATTTTGCAGTTAATATTGATGTATTGAGTCGCTTTAGAAGTAAAAAAGAGCAGACTGAAACACTTGAAAAATTGAAAAACGGTCAAGTTGATATTTTGATTGGAACACATCGTGTTTTATCAAAAGATGTTGTGTTTGCTGATTTGGGCTTGATGATTATTGATGAGGAACAGCGATTTGGTGTCAAGCATAAGGAAACATTGAAAGAATTGAAAAAACAAGTGGATGTCCTAACCTTGACAGCAACGCCAATTCCTCGTACCCTTCATATGTCTATGCTGGGAATCAGAGATCTGTCTGTTATTGCAACTCCGCCGACTAATCGCTATCCAGTGCAAACCTATGTTTTAGAAAAGAATGATAGTGTGATTCGTGATGCTGTCTTGCGTGAAATGGAGCGTGGAGGTCAAGTTTACTATCTTTACAATAAAGTTGACACGATTGATCAGAAGGTTTCCGAATTACAGGACTTGATTCCAGAGGCTTCGATTGGGTATGTTCATGGGCAAATGAGTGAGATTCAGTTAGAAAATACTCTACTGGATTTCATTGAAGGTCAGTATGATATTTTAGTGACGACTACCATTATTGAGACAGGGGTGGACATTCCAAATGCCAATACTTTATTTATTGAAAATGCGGACCATATGGGCTTGTCAACCTTGTATCAGTTAAGAGGAAGAGTCGGTCGTAGTAATCGTATTGCTTATGCCTATCTCATGTATCGTCCAGAAAAATCAATCAGTGAAGTCTCCGAGAAGAGATTAGAAGCGATTAAAGGATTTACAGAATTGGGCTCTGGATTTAAGATTGCAATGCGAGATCTTTCGATTCGTGGAGCAGGAAATCTTTTAGGAAAATCTCAGTCTGGTTTCATTGATTCTGTTGGTTTTGAATTGTATTCGCAGTTATTGGAGGAAGCTATTGCTAAACGACATGGTAATGGGAACACAAAAATCAAAGGAAATACCGAATTGATTTTACAAATTGATGCCTATCTTCCTGATACTTATATTTCTGATCAACGACATAAGATTGAAATTTACAAGAAAATTCGTCAAATTGACAACCGTGTCAACTACGAAGAATTACAAGAAGAGTTGATGGACCGATTTGGAGAGTACCCAGACGTGGTAGCCTATCTTTTAGAGATTGGTTTGGTTAAGTCTTATCTTGATAAGGTCTTTGTTCAACGTGTGGAACGAAAAGAAAATAAGATTACAGTTCAATTTGAAAAAATTACTCAGCGACTGTTCTTGGCTCAAGATTATTTTAAAGCTTTATCCGCAACGAACTTAAAAGCAGCTATAGCTGAGAATAAGGGATTAATGGAAGTTGTATTTGATGTTCGAAACAAGAAGGACTATGAAATTTTAGAAGGTCTGCTCATTTTTGGAGAAAGTTTATTAGAGATAAAAGTGTCGAAAGAAGGCAATTCCCTTTAA
- a CDS encoding RNA-binding S4 domain-containing protein: protein MRLDKYLKVSRIIKRRTVAKEVADKGRIKVNGILAKSSTDLKVNDQVEIRFGNKLLLVKVLEMKDSTKKEDAAGMYEIISETRVEENV, encoded by the coding sequence ATGAGATTAGACAAATATTTAAAAGTATCAAGAATTATCAAGCGTCGTACAGTCGCAAAAGAAGTAGCAGATAAAGGCAGAATCAAGGTAAATGGAATCTTGGCCAAAAGTTCAACGGATTTGAAAGTTAATGACCAAGTTGAAATTCGATTTGGCAATAAGTTGCTACTTGTAAAAGTACTGGAGATGAAAGATAGTACAAAAAAAGAAGATGCAGCAGGCATGTATGAAATTATCAGTGAAACACGGGTAGAAGAAAATGTCTAA
- a CDS encoding septum formation initiator family protein, producing MSKNIVQLNNSFIQNEHQRRRYLMKERQKRNRFMGWVLILMILLFILPTYNLAQSYHQLLQRRQQLSDLQTQYQTLSEEKEKETAFATKLKDEDYAAKYMRAKYYYSKNREAVYTIPDLLPR from the coding sequence ATGTCTAAAAATATCGTACAATTGAATAATTCTTTTATTCAAAATGAACATCAACGTCGTCGCTATCTGATGAAGGAACGACAAAAACGTAATCGTTTCATGGGTTGGGTTCTTATTTTGATGATTTTATTGTTCATTTTACCAACTTATAATCTTGCTCAAAGTTATCACCAATTACTCCAAAGACGTCAACAGTTATCAGACTTGCAAACTCAGTATCAAACCTTGAGTGAGGAAAAGGAGAAAGAGACAGCTTTTGCTACAAAGTTGAAAGATGAAGATTACGCTGCTAAATACATGCGTGCAAAATATTATTATTCTAAGAATCGGGAAGCTGTTTATACGATTCCTGACTTGCTTCCAAGGTGA
- a CDS encoding SP_0009 family protein, with protein MENLLDVIEQFLSLSDEKLEELSDKNQLLRLQEEKERKNA; from the coding sequence ATGGAAAATTTATTAGACGTAATTGAGCAATTTTTGAGTCTATCGGATGAAAAACTAGAAGAGTTGTCTGATAAAAATCAACTATTGCGTTTACAAGAAGAAAAGGAAAGGAAGAATGCGTAA
- a CDS encoding serine hydrolase codes for MRKFLIILLLPSFLTVSKVVSTEKEVVYTSKEIYYLSQSDFGIYFREKLSSPMVYGEVPVYANEDLVVESGKLTPKTSFQITEWRLNKQGIPVFKLSNHQFIAADKRFLYDQSEVTPTIKKVWLESDFKLYNSPYDLKEVKSSLSAFSQVSIDKTMFIEGKEFLHIDQAGWVDKELTSEEDNRMNKVQEILSEKYQKTSFSIYVKQLTTGKEAGINQDEKMYAASILKLPYLYYTQEKINEGLYQLDTTVKYVSAVNDFPGSYKPEGSGSLPKKEDNKEYSIKDLITKVSKESDNVAHNLLGYYISNQSDAIFKSKTSAIMGDDWDPKEKLISSKMAGKVMEAIYNQNGFVLDSLTKTDFDNERIAKSVSVKVAHKIGDADEFKHDTGVVYADSPFILSIFTKNSDYDTISKIAKDVYEVLK; via the coding sequence ATGCGTAAATTCTTAATTATTTTGTTGCTACCAAGTTTTTTGACAGTTTCAAAAGTCGTTAGCACAGAAAAAGAAGTTGTATATACTTCGAAAGAAATTTATTACCTTTCACAATCTGACTTTGGTATTTATTTTAGAGAAAAATTAAGTTCTCCCATGGTTTATGGAGAGGTTCCTGTTTATGCGAATGAAGATTTAGTTGTAGAATCTGGAAAATTAACTCCAAAAACAAGTTTCCAAATAACCGAGTGGCGCTTAAATAAACAAGGAATTCCAGTATTTAAGTTATCCAATCATCAATTTATTGCTGCGGACAAACGATTTTTATACGATCAGTCAGAAGTAACTCCAACAATAAAAAAAGTATGGTTAGAATCTGATTTTAAACTGTATAACAGCCCTTATGATTTAAAAGAAGTGAAATCATCCTTATCAGCTTTTTCTCAGGTGTCAATCGATAAGACAATGTTTATAGAAGGAAAAGAATTTCTACATATTGATCAGGCTGGATGGGTAGATAAGGAATTAACTTCTGAAGAAGATAATCGGATGAATAAAGTGCAAGAAATATTATCTGAAAAATATCAGAAAACTTCTTTCTCTATTTATGTTAAGCAACTGACTACTGGAAAAGAAGCTGGTATCAATCAAGATGAAAAGATGTATGCAGCTAGCATTTTAAAATTACCTTATCTCTACTATACGCAAGAAAAAATAAATGAGGGTCTTTATCAGTTAGACACGACTGTAAAATACGTATCAGCAGTTAATGATTTTCCAGGTTCTTATAAACCAGAGGGAAGTGGTAGTCTCCCTAAAAAAGAGGATAATAAAGAGTATTCTATAAAGGACTTAATCACAAAAGTATCTAAAGAATCGGATAATGTAGCTCATAATCTATTGGGATATTACATTTCAAATCAATCTGATGCTATATTCAAATCCAAGACGTCTGCTATTATGGGAGATGATTGGGATCCAAAAGAAAAATTGATTTCTTCTAAAATGGCTGGGAAAGTCATGGAAGCTATTTATAACCAAAATGGATTTGTATTGGATTCTTTGACTAAAACAGATTTTGATAATGAGAGAATTGCCAAAAGTGTTTCTGTTAAAGTAGCTCATAAAATTGGAGATGCGGATGAATTTAAGCATGATACAGGTGTTGTCTATGCAGATTCTCCATTTATTCTTTCTATTTTCACTAAAAATTCTGATTATGATACGATTTCTAAGATAGCCAAGGATGTTTATGAGGTTCTAAAATGA
- the tilS gene encoding tRNA lysidine(34) synthetase TilS, with amino-acid sequence MREQDFLNHFLKKGYFKKHTKVVLALSGGLDSMFLFKVLSTYQKELEIELILAHVNHKQRVESDWEEQELRKLAAEAELPIYISNFSGEFSEARARNFRYDFFQEVMKETGATALVTAHHADDQVETIFMRLIRGSRLRYLSGIKEKQLVGDIEIIRPLLHFHKKDFPPIFHFDDKTNNENNYFRNRTRNLYLPELEKENPCFRDSILELGNEVRDYELAITELSKDVDVEDLEQLFTFSQSTQKVLLQNYISRFPDLNLTKAQFDEVRQILKSKSQYRHPLKNGYELIKEYQQFQICKISPQSDEKEDELVLHYQNQVSYQGYLFSFGLPLEGELIQQVPVSRETSIHIRHRKTGDFLIQNGHRKKLRRLFIDLKIPMEKRKSALIIEQFGEIVSILGIATSNLSKNTKNDIMNTVLYIEKIDR; translated from the coding sequence ATGAGGGAACAAGATTTTTTAAATCATTTTCTCAAGAAGGGATATTTCAAAAAGCATACTAAGGTGGTGCTAGCTCTTTCTGGTGGATTAGATTCTATGTTTCTATTTAAGGTATTATCTACGTATCAAAAAGAGTTAGAAATTGAATTGATTCTAGCTCATGTTAATCATAAGCAGAGAGTAGAATCAGATTGGGAAGAACAGGAATTAAGGAAGTTGGCTGCTGAAGCAGAGCTTCCTATTTATATCAGCAATTTTTCAGGAGAATTTTCTGAAGCGCGTGCTCGAAATTTTCGTTATGATTTTTTTCAAGAGGTTATGAAAGAAACTGGAGCAACAGCTTTGGTTACGGCACATCATGCAGATGATCAGGTTGAAACGATTTTTATGCGTTTGATTCGAGGTAGTCGATTACGGTATTTATCAGGAATTAAAGAAAAGCAATTAGTAGGAGACATTGAAATTATCCGTCCTTTACTACACTTTCATAAAAAGGATTTTCCACCAATTTTTCATTTTGATGATAAAACAAATAATGAGAATAATTACTTTCGAAATCGAACGAGAAATCTTTACTTACCAGAGTTAGAGAAGGAAAATCCCTGCTTTAGAGATTCTATATTAGAATTAGGTAATGAGGTTAGAGACTATGAGTTGGCAATAACTGAATTATCAAAAGATGTTGATGTGGAGGACTTAGAGCAACTCTTTACTTTTTCTCAGTCTACACAAAAGGTTTTACTTCAAAACTATATCAGTCGTTTTCCAGATTTGAATCTTACAAAAGCTCAGTTTGATGAAGTTCGACAGATTTTAAAATCTAAAAGCCAGTATCGTCATCCGCTTAAAAATGGCTATGAATTGATAAAAGAGTACCAACAGTTTCAGATTTGTAAAATCAGTCCTCAGTCTGATGAAAAGGAAGATGAACTTGTGTTACACTATCAAAATCAGGTATCTTACCAAGGTTATTTATTTTCCTTTGGACTTCCTTTAGAAGGTGAATTAATTCAGCAGGTACCTGTTTCACGGGAAACATCCATACACATTCGTCATCGAAAAACAGGAGATTTTTTGATTCAAAATGGGCATAGAAAAAAACTCAGACGTCTATTTATTGATTTGAAAATCCCTATGGAAAAGCGAAAATCAGCTCTGATTATTGAGCAATTTGGTGAAATTGTCTCAATTTTGGGAATTGCGACCAGTAATTTGAGTAAAAACACGAAAAATGATATAATGAACACTGTACTTTATATAGAAAAAATAGATAGGTAA
- the hpt gene encoding hypoxanthine phosphoribosyltransferase, with translation MLENDIKKILVSHDEITEAAKKLGAQLTKDYAGKNPILIGILKGSIPFMAELVKHIDTHIEMDFMMVSSYHGGTASSGVINIKQDVTQDIKGRHVLFVEDIIDTGQTLKNLRDMFIARDAASVKIATLLDKPEGRVVEIEADYTCFTIPNEFVVGYGLDYKENYRNLPYVGVLKEEVYSN, from the coding sequence ATGTTAGAAAACGATATTAAAAAAATCCTCGTTTCACACGATGAAATTACAGAAGCGGCTAAAAAATTAGGTGCTCAATTAACCAAGGACTATGCAGGAAAAAATCCGATTTTAATTGGGATTTTAAAAGGATCTATTCCTTTTATGGCTGAATTGGTCAAACATATTGATACACATATTGAAATGGACTTTATGATGGTTTCTAGCTACCATGGTGGAACAGCAAGTAGTGGTGTTATCAATATTAAACAAGATGTGACTCAAGATATCAAAGGAAGACATGTTCTATTTGTAGAAGATATCATTGATACAGGTCAAACTTTGAAGAATTTGCGAGATATGTTTATTGCAAGAGATGCAGCTTCTGTTAAGATTGCAACCTTGTTGGATAAACCAGAGGGACGTGTTGTAGAAATTGAAGCTGACTATACCTGCTTTACTATTCCAAATGAGTTTGTAGTAGGTTATGGTTTAGACTACAAAGAAAATTATCGTAACCTTCCTTATGTTGGAGTATTGAAAGAAGAAGTGTATTCAAATTAG
- the ftsH gene encoding ATP-dependent zinc metalloprotease FtsH: MKKQNNGLIKNPFLWLLLIFFLVTGYQYFSTGSVAGKSEQINYTELVKEITDDNVKELTYQPNGSVIEVSGVYKNPKTSKEETGIQFFSPSATTVEKFSSIILPSDTTVSELQKLASDHKAEVTIKHESSSGMWINILVSIVPFGILFFFLFSMMGNMGGNNSRNPMSFGRSKAKAANKEDIKVRFSDVAGAEEEKQELVEVVEFLKDPKRFTKLGARIPAGVLLEGPPGTGKTLLAKAVAGEAGVPFFSISGSDFVEMFVGVGASRVRSLFEDAKKAAPAIIFIDEIDAVGRQRGVGLGGGNDEREQTLNQLLIEMDGFEGNEGIIVIAATNRSDVLDPALLRPGRFDRKVLVGRPDVKGREAILKVHAKNKPLAEDVDLKLVAQQTPGFVGADLENVLNEAALVAARRNKSIIDASDIDEAEDRVIAGPSKKDKTVSQKERELVAYHEAGHTIVGLVLSNARVVHKVTIVPRGRAGGYMIALPKEDQMLLSKEDMKEQLAGLMGGRVAEEIIFNVQTTGASNDFEQATQMARAMVTEYGMSEKLGPVQYEGNHAMFGAQSPQKSISEQTAYEIDEEVRSLLNEARNKAAEIIQSNRETHKLIAEALLKYETLDSTQIKSLYETGKMPETVEEESHALSYDEVKSKMNDEK; this comes from the coding sequence ATGAAAAAACAAAATAATGGTTTAATTAAAAATCCTTTTCTATGGTTATTACTTATTTTTTTCCTAGTTACAGGTTACCAGTATTTTAGTACAGGTAGTGTTGCAGGGAAAAGTGAGCAAATTAATTATACAGAATTGGTAAAAGAAATTACCGATGACAATGTAAAAGAATTGACTTACCAACCAAATGGCAGTGTTATCGAAGTTTCAGGTGTTTATAAAAATCCTAAAACAAGTAAAGAAGAAACAGGTATCCAGTTCTTTTCTCCTTCTGCTACAACAGTAGAAAAATTTTCAAGTATTATTCTTCCTTCAGATACTACAGTATCAGAATTGCAAAAGCTTGCTTCTGACCATAAAGCGGAAGTAACTATTAAGCATGAAAGTTCAAGTGGTATGTGGATTAATATTCTTGTATCCATTGTGCCATTCGGTATCCTCTTCTTCTTCCTCTTCTCGATGATGGGAAATATGGGAGGAAATAATAGCCGTAACCCGATGAGTTTTGGACGTAGTAAGGCTAAAGCTGCAAATAAAGAAGATATTAAAGTAAGATTTTCAGATGTTGCTGGAGCTGAGGAAGAAAAACAAGAACTAGTTGAAGTTGTTGAATTCTTAAAAGATCCAAAACGATTTACAAAACTTGGAGCCCGTATTCCAGCAGGTGTCCTTCTAGAGGGACCTCCGGGAACAGGTAAGACTTTGCTTGCTAAGGCAGTCGCCGGAGAAGCAGGTGTTCCATTCTTTAGTATCTCAGGTTCTGACTTTGTAGAAATGTTTGTCGGAGTTGGAGCTAGTCGTGTCCGTTCTCTTTTTGAAGATGCCAAAAAAGCAGCACCAGCTATTATCTTTATCGATGAAATTGATGCTGTTGGACGTCAACGTGGAGTTGGTCTTGGCGGAGGAAATGACGAACGTGAACAAACCTTGAACCAACTTTTGATTGAGATGGACGGTTTTGAGGGAAATGAAGGAATTATTGTCATCGCTGCGACAAACCGTTCAGATGTACTTGACCCTGCCCTTTTGCGTCCAGGACGTTTTGATAGAAAAGTATTGGTTGGTCGCCCTGATGTTAAAGGTCGTGAAGCAATCTTGAAAGTTCATGCTAAGAACAAGCCTTTAGCAGAAGATGTTGATTTGAAATTAGTTGCCCAACAAACCCCAGGTTTTGTTGGAGCAGATTTAGAGAATGTCTTGAATGAAGCTGCTCTAGTTGCTGCTCGTCGCAATAAATCGATAATTGATGCTTCAGATATTGATGAAGCAGAAGACAGAGTTATTGCTGGTCCTTCTAAGAAAGATAAGACAGTTTCACAAAAAGAACGTGAATTGGTTGCCTACCATGAGGCTGGACATACCATTGTTGGTCTAGTCTTATCGAATGCCCGTGTTGTTCATAAGGTTACAATTGTACCAAGAGGTCGTGCAGGTGGTTACATGATTGCACTTCCTAAGGAAGATCAAATGCTTCTATCTAAAGAAGATATGAAAGAGCAATTGGCTGGCTTGATGGGTGGACGTGTAGCTGAAGAAATTATCTTTAATGTCCAAACTACAGGAGCTTCAAACGACTTTGAACAAGCGACGCAAATGGCGCGTGCAATGGTTACAGAGTACGGTATGAGTGAAAAACTTGGCCCAGTACAATATGAAGGAAACCATGCTATGTTTGGTGCACAGAGTCCTCAAAAATCAATTTCAGAACAAACAGCTTATGAAATTGACGAAGAGGTTCGTTCATTATTAAATGAAGCACGAAATAAAGCTGCTGAAATCATCCAATCAAATCGTGAAACACACAAATTGATTGCTGAAGCATTATTGAAATACGAAACATTGGATAGTACGCAAATTAAATCTCTTTACGAAACAGGAAAGATGCCTGAAACAGTAGAAGAGGAATCACATGCATTATCTTATGATGAAGTGAAGTCAAAAATGAATGACGAAAAATAA
- a CDS encoding sigma-70 family RNA polymerase sigma factor, translating to MFKELYKEVQGIVYKCRNEYYLHLWDLSDWDQEGMICLHELISREEDLVEDIPRLRKYFKTKFRNRILDHIRKQESQKRRYDKEPYEEVGEISHRISEGGLWLDEYYLFHETLRDYRNKQSKDKQEELERVLRNERFRGRQRVLRDLRIVFKEFDIRTY from the coding sequence ATGTTTAAAGAATTGTATAAAGAAGTCCAGGGGATTGTATATAAGTGTAGAAATGAATATTACCTTCATTTATGGGATCTATCGGATTGGGACCAAGAGGGGATGATTTGCTTACATGAATTGATTAGTAGAGAAGAAGATCTAGTAGAAGATATTCCTCGTTTACGTAAATACTTCAAAACTAAATTCCGTAATCGAATTTTAGATCATATCCGTAAACAAGAAAGCCAGAAGCGTAGATATGATAAAGAACCTTATGAAGAAGTAGGTGAGATCAGTCATCGTATAAGCGAGGGAGGTCTGTGGCTAGATGAGTATTATCTCTTTCATGAGACACTAAGAGACTATAGAAACAAACAAAGTAAAGACAAACAAGAAGAGTTAGAACGCGTCTTAAGAAATGAACGCTTCCGAGGTCGTCAAAGAGTATTAAGAGACTTACGTATTGTATTTAAAGAGTTTGACATCCGTACATACTAG
- the comW gene encoding sigma(X)-activator ComW, whose amino-acid sequence MLQEIYEQMTDFYRNIEEEYGMSFGDNFDWEHVHFKFLIYYLVRYRIVRHRDFIVYHYRVAYRFYLEKMVMNRGFISC is encoded by the coding sequence ATGTTACAAGAGATTTATGAGCAGATGACGGATTTTTATAGAAATATTGAAGAAGAGTATGGTATGTCCTTCGGTGATAATTTTGATTGGGAACATGTTCATTTTAAGTTTTTGATTTATTATCTTGTCCGATATCGTATTGTGCGCCATCGGGATTTTATTGTTTACCATTATCGTGTTGCTTATCGTTTTTATCTTGAAAAGATGGTAATGAATCGGGGTTTTATTTCTTGTTGA